The stretch of DNA TTTGACTAGTCTACAGGTTCTTTTAGTTGAGTTCTCTAAAATTAAGGCGGCGACGATGAGTACAGTTTTCTGGAGCTTTACGTGTTTCATTATGTTCTATTTTGTTTATGATACTTGCCGATAAAAATATGATTCTATAGTGATGCATATTTAACGAAAATCATGTATAGTTACAATAATGAAAAATGCACTGGTTCTTGTATGAAATCGATACTACAGACTGAACAAAATAAGGATAATTTGTGAGTTGCCACTTTCCTGGTCTAGCAAATGTATATTATACTTGGCATGTGCATCTACATCCCAGGAGATTGATTTGGATGTCAACATTTGATTAGTTCTCTGTGTAAAAATCTATGGTTTATAGAATAGTTACAGGAATTCATGTTCATGTTTCATCTCTGCTTACATTAGTGTAGTGATGATGATCATGGGAAGACAGCTCTTGATGATAGGATCATGATTGATATATTCTTATCTTGCCACTTCTTTATCGTGGCACTTTTTTTTATCTTCTGTTTGGGCATAAGACATAGTTGTTGACCAATTTGCTGAAGCATTTCTTTCTACTAACCAATATTAATTGGGTGTCACATCAAATTGTCGTTATGCCTTTGGTGACTATTTTCTTATCATTCTCATATTGTTTTCTTGGTGAATTAACAATTACTGATATTGTAGAAGGAGCTTGTTGGTGTTTCTGTTTCTGTTTGGTATGTGTTTATGCGCATGTGAGGGCAGTGGACATTTTTCCTTCTGATAATCTCCTTTAATAATAATACACACCTCCCCTTAATGAGAAGATGTGCAAAACTTTCCATGACTAAAAAAATAGCCGTTTTGCATCTGTATAGTTTTGACCTATTAAATATTGAACCTACCATTTGTTATGAGTACCATGAGTATAATGCTGTTCTTATCCTGGCTGAGTCTGGTGAAGTACTAACAATGAGTTTGTTGGTCGGCCTTCCAGATCTGGAGTGGAAGCTTATATATGTTGGATCGGCTGAAGATGAGAACTATGATCAGCAACTTGAGAGTGTGCTTGTTGGCCCTGTGAATGTTGGGACATACCGTTTTGTTCTGGAGGTAAATAGGTTACTGATCTACGACTCTGTGATCTGCATCATGAACTCTGATATGAAAATGATGTTTCACAACTGCACAGAGTTCTGCCTGTTCATATTACAGTTGGGCAGCTGCTTTGCTCCTACCTCAGATTAAAATTTGCAACACCAGACTGATATGTCTGTTTTTGTTTTCAGGCCGACCCCCCTGATCCCTCAAAGATCCGCGAGGAGGACATAATCGGTGTCACGGTGCTTTTGTTGACCTGTTCATACATGGGGCAGGAGTTCATCAGAGTAGGCTACTACGTGAACAATGATTATGATGATGAGCAACTTAGGGAAGAACCCCCGGCGAAGCTGCTGATTGACCGGGTGCAGAGAAATATTTTGACCGACAAGCCCCGGGTCACCAAGTTCCCCATCAATTTCCATCCTGAAACAAGCGGAGGACAGCAGCAAGATCAACCACAATCAGCTGTACCTGAAAACCCTACAGGCGAAGGGAGCAAGGCCAGCACAGATCTTTGACCGGGTCTGAAAACTTGGGAATGCCAAAATTTTGATCTGCATGCCTTCTAGGTGAGATTGCAATATCAGATGGCTTCCTGGGATGCTGCTGCTACCTGAACCGTCTGTTCTGGTGCGCCACTAAACTAGACTATAACCAAAAACTCACATTGGTTAGCCATGTGCCTGTAGTGGGTAGGCTCTGACACACTGCGTCCTTTTGCTAGTGATGAACTGTAAGCTGGATGTTCATCCAGTAGTGTTCCTGTGCAACCGTGGTTGTCTTGTCTCTTGGATTATGCCTGCAATCGCAAGGGTTCGTTAGATGACTTTGGTTGCCCATAATCATGTTTTGGTCCACTCCTGTTAGCTATTTGTGGAAACCGGGCTGCCCCCTTCGCATTGATCACGGAAATTTTCAGTTCATACAGACTGAGAGATAGGAAAAGGGGAAGGAAGGATAGCGAGTTCGAGTAATCCCGCTGGTAAAGGCTCGCCGTTAAGACGTCTACTATAGGGCAAAATGTCATTAGCACTATGCTGGGTACAGAGAAAAGATGGTACTACATGAAGTAAGGTGAAACAAAACATCCACTAGACATAGGTTCCTGTTAGCTAGAGCTAGAGCACCAAAGTACTAGAAATAAGTCCTGCTTTAAGTAGTCCAGCTCATCTCCACGTCCGCCCGTCACGCTCTATATTCTTGACTGTTTGCGCAAGCGATGGGGCTACTCCATCGAAGACGACCGCATTAGGATGCTTCTATAGCTCCCATAAGGTTAGTGTAATGATCGCCCTCAACTCCTTTTGCGGGCACCTAGTTGAGCTTCTCGTGGTACACCTCTCCACCAAAGTGTCGTCAACCGTTGGCATTAGGTCTGGCGTCCCCATAGAGCTCCATAGCGAGAACCAAATCGTCCCCGCAAAGACGCAAGTAGGATGTGTGTAATCGTCTCCTCATGTTGATTGTAGAACAGATAGTCTTGATGAGCCAAACCCCTTCGATCTAGTCTGTCTGAGGTCCAACAAAGGTTCTTCATAGCAAGCCACGAGAAAAAGCGGCACGGAAGCGGCCCATGTTTATATATCTATCTATCACTAATAAAGTGAACAGGTATCTTAGTCCGTCAATGCTATTTTATAGAAAACATCTTGATGTTTCTGATAATCAACTTGTAGTTCAATTTCAAATTAGATTTTCATTTTTACAGGAAACCCCCTTATGTTTCAGGTAATCAACCCATAGGCTAGCTTTAAGTCAGTTTTTTgcttttgcagaaaaccccctgTGTCATGGTTTTGCCATGATAGATGCCGtagtgaaaggacttaggtgtggaaCCATCGCactaggttagcttgaaggggttgaacGGAACAAAGGACACATagagttttacctaggttcggcccCTCTCAACGAGGTAAAAGCTTACGTCCTGCTTCTAGTTGTATTGCTTAAGTTTCAATTACAAGGGAGCGAATACGTTTGACCTAGTTCTCGATTGTCTGTTTCTTAAGTTAACCCGCCGCCGGGTCACCTCTTTATATACAGATTGATGTTcggcggcttacagagtcccggcggGCTCATACAAACGTAACCGGCTCGGTTTCTAACTAAACCTGCCTTACAAAACAGGTTAACATATGGCGGCTCACACCTTTGGGCCTCAAGTCGCTTCTGGGTCTTGGGCCCTCAATAGGCTTGCTCTATGAACTGCCATCTTCATGTCTTCTTGGACCTTATCGGGCCTCTTTGTCTTTAAGTCGCCAATGGCAtgacccgacccctcctgggcgggtcatacctagtagttatatccccaacattaggccctaggttGATTTAAACTTGTTCACATCAATCTTCACCACTTGACTTAGCAGAATCTTCCATCATCAATTCCTTACCAATTCgctgtaacccgccatgacgtcacaCCACAGAACCATGGTAACCTGCCATGACATCATGCGCGTTAACTCCGCACAAAGCCCAGGACATCTCAACAGATCTTTTACCTTAATAGACCtcccgaaaatcgaggcgtccatATGGCCACATAATCATTTTTGgcctcctcgattcccgcgcATGCCATCTAGTCacttccttataaatagggacaGGGGGGCCCTTCTTTTCACCTTTTACCCCTGCCCTCACatcttcttctccctcctcgcGACTCCACTGCAACCGAGCTTCGCCACCGCCATCCTTCCCCAACAACTTCAACTtcggccgctgcatcgacctgaatAGACCAGAAAACTGGCGGCGGACTTCTGTTGTTCATCAGCGTCCGTAAGTACTCACCTTTCCTCATAGcagatctgcattagggttttCGCCATTCGTAGGTGTTCTTCATTTTTCTCTTTAGAACGCGTAGTTGGATCTGAACACGACACTGAAGTTGTGCGGCAGTAGTTCTAGCATCCCTTTCCAATCGTAGAGGGTGCCCTTTCTGTACTAGATCCCAT from Triticum urartu cultivar G1812 chromosome 3, Tu2.1, whole genome shotgun sequence encodes:
- the LOC125544530 gene encoding histone chaperone ASF1B-like — protein: MSAVNLTNVAVLNNPTSFVNPFQFEISYECLVALEDDLEWKLIYVGSAEDENYDQQLESVLVGPVNVGTYRFVLEADPPDPSKIREEDIIGVTVLLLTCSYMGQEFIRVGYYVNNDYDDEQLREEPPAKLLIDRVQRNILTDKPRVTKFPINFHPETSGGQQQDQPQSAVPENPTGEGSKASTDL